The following coding sequences lie in one Silene latifolia isolate original U9 population chromosome 5, ASM4854445v1, whole genome shotgun sequence genomic window:
- the LOC141654709 gene encoding uncharacterized protein LOC141654709, with amino-acid sequence MRRICDSSQVPLVLFGDFNEILSATEKEGGAIRRESQMDAFRETLDDCALYDLGYRGNIFTWQRGREVATMVRERLDRAVATTEWGYLFPHTIVQHYPIYSSDHSAILIKQEERQRGRVGRRGFKLEPFWVADEQCRGVVQEAWVDEGAGEITDKIEMCAARLASWAKERFGDVKKRIREKEAELEYWQRQPPSADMINRCRGIVKEVDELRRQVETYWYTRARKCELRDGDKNTSYFHHKAKQRKKRNTIVGIENEDGGWCTEEEDIAKVVEDYFSRLFCSSNPSNFDDVLGCIPEVISANINQVLDSPIRDDEVKNALFVQFAKENYGVSPH; translated from the exons ATGAGGAGAATATGTGATAGTAGTCAGGTACCGCTGGTTTTATTTGGTGATTTTAACGAAATTCTTAGTGCAACCGAGAAGGAGGGTGGAGCAATAAGGAGGGAGAGCCAGATGGATGCCTTTCGAGAAACCCTTGACGATTGTGCTCTCTATGATTTGGGGTATAGGGGGAACATATTCACATGGCAAAGAGGACGGGAGGTGGCAACGATGGTTCGGGAAAGGCTTGATAGAGCGGTAGCAACAACTGAGTGGGGATACCTTTTCCCTCATACCATTGTGCAACATTACCCTATTTACTCATCTGATCACTCCGCTATCCTTATAAAACAAGAGGAGAGGCAGCGTGGGAGGGTGGGAAGACGGGGCTTCAAGCTTGAGCCTTTTTGGGTCGCTGATGAGCAGTGCAGAGGAGTAGTTCAGGAGGCGTGGGTGGATGAGGGTGCTGGGGAGATAACTGATAAGATAGAGATGTGTGCGGCGAGGTTGGCTAGTTGGGCTAAGGAACGGTTTGGGGATGTTAAAAAGAGAATCCGGGAGAAGGAGGCGGAACTGGAATATTGGCAACGTCAACCCCCGTCGGCGGACATGATAAATCGCTGTAGAGGTATTGTCAAGGAGGTGGATGAGCTGAGAAGACAAGTCGAAACATACTGGTACACCAGGGCCCGGAAATGCGAGTTGCGGGATGGGGACAAAAACACGAGCTACTTCCATCATAAAGCAAAGCAACGAAAAAAGAGGAATACCATTGTGGGAATTGAAAATGAAGATGGGGGTTGGTGTACGGAAGAAGAGGACATTGCGAAAGTGGTAGAGGATTATTTCAGCCGACTGTTTTGCTCCAGTAACCCGTCCAACTTCGATGACGTTTTGGGGTGTATTCCAGAGGTAATTTCTGCTAACATTAACCAGGTGTTAGACAGCCCGATTAGAGATGATGAAGTGAAGAATGCCCTTTTTG TGCAATTCGCCAAAGAAAATTACGGAGTTTCGCCCCATTAG